From Schizosaccharomyces pombe strain 972h- genome assembly, chromosome: II, the proteins below share one genomic window:
- the mhr1 gene encoding mitochondrial 54S ribosomal protein mL67 , translated as MLEKNKYLYIFRHIQTNQVLLSQGNVLKKTALFQLPYPLQKPVAPNGMRPAKLRKDHWVPLLKVEFPNESMFQSVFMQLLNYRKYRSVQPLTSDLLKLPIPVRRRKIMRQEVPNTIADLADILNKEKFPENSVRLQLSDKSDSEYADWPPSVQIDSEEIKLSRGFREKTTVDEAR; from the coding sequence atGCTTGAAAAGAACAAGTATCTCTATATATTTAGGCATATTCAAACGAATCAGGTACTTTTATCTCAAggaaatgttttaaaaaagactGCGTTGTTTCAACTTCCCTACCCACTTCAAAAGCCAGTCGCTCCAAATGGTATGCGACCCGCTAAGCTCCGTAAAGACCATTGGGTTCCTTTACTAAAAGTCGAATTTCCTAATGAATCAATGTTTCAATCTGTTTTTATGCAACTGTTAAACTATCGAAAATATCGTTCTGTTCAACCACTGACTAGTGACCTTTTGAAATTGCCTATACCCGTTcgtagaagaaaaataatgcGACAAGAGGTTCCTAACACGATTGCGGACTTGGCagatattttaaataaagaaaaatttccCGAAAATTCCGTTCGTTTGCAACTGAGTGATAAATCCGATAGTGAATATGCAGATTGGCCCCCTAGTGTGCAGATTGATTCAGAGGAAATTAAACTCTCGCGAGGTTTCCGTGAAAAAACAACCGTAGACGAAGCTAGATGA
- the vps38 gene encoding phophatidylinositol 3-kinase complex subunit Vps38 produces the protein MSLELPGNYRLSRLKSIQIRNVQEIQNHSKFAINTTENLWKRDVQLKRAISEGTIRIFISLHVQSKKLPVYITETSGNANHIFYVDEKVTEKLQKYRHEEYFIVRTWCSSSSHAFKLHKEWKILRYDSNFRYIGNDPVFAVCHIRNGLLCEFNDGVYIYTTSQSSDIMRQTSFPKSASTYSIDRRKDGYTIQKITRILKLAECIDEMHIAKHEIRAHFQEEEFQQIRLMHKRMLLRDEKIDELAKLEHLWQKQINSITQMRTKFDKTKSWLSSKRNTLNKSKESLQKDEAEYVELANSLKTKVETNIEIRILMAHAIRMHVSHLSKIYPIQPSPGNHDEFTIRNLRLSFEPDKINNVEMAASIGFLAHLLQTLSKYLEKELAYPILCASSRSSILDTLTPDIPTRIFPLYPATRPIELFEHAIYLLNQDVNDFLETFGLPIDQSMDILRNFKKLLQFILSGQHLSFVQVTSTAP, from the exons ATGTCGCTTGAATTACCAGGAAACTACCGACTTTCCAGGCTTAAATCAATACAAATAAGAAATGTTcaagaaattcaaaatcatAGCAAATTTGCGATCAATACGACGGAAAATTTGTGGAAACGAGATGTGCAGTTAAAACGTGCAATTTCCGAAGGAACTATTCgtatttttatatcattGCATGTGCAGAGTAAGAAATTGCCTGTTTATATTACTGAAACGAGCGGAAATGCT AATCACATCTTTTACGTCGATGAAAAAGTAACCgaaaagcttcaaaaatacCGTCACGAAGAGTACTTTATCGTGAGGACTTGGTGCTCATCAAGTAGTCATGCCTTCAAGCTACATAAAGAATGGAAAATTTTGAGATATGACAGTAATTTTCGTTATATTGGTAATGAT CCTGTTTTTGCAGTTTGTCATATTCGAAACGGTCTTTTATGTGAATTTAATGATGGCGTTTACATCTACACAACATCCCAGTCTTCGGATATTATGAGACAGACCTCCTTTCCAAAAAGTGCCTCCACATATTCTATAGACAGGCGGAAGGATGGTTACACTATTCAGAAAATCACTCGAATTTTGAAACTGGCTGAATGCATAGATGAAATGCACATTGCTAAACATGAAATTCGAGCTCATTTTCAGGAGGAGGAGTTTCAGCAGATACGTTTGATGCACAAAAGGATGTTACTTCGGGATGAAAAAATCGATGAACTGGCTAAATTAGAACATCTTTggcaaaaacaaattaataGCATCACTCAGATGAGGACGAAATTTGACAAGACGAAAAGCTGGTTATCCTCAAAAAGGAACACTTTGAACAAATCCAAAGAATCCCttcaaaaagatgaagCTGAGTATGTGGAACTTGccaattctttaaaaacaaaagtagAGACCAATATAGAGATTCGAATCCTTATGGCACATGCTATTCGTATGCACGTTTCCCatctttccaaaatttacCCAATCCAACCATCGCCTGGCAATCATGACGAGTTTACAATTCGCAATCTCCGCCTATCTTTTGAGCcagataaaattaataatgtGGAAATGGCTGCTTCCATAGGATTTTTGGCGCATTTACTTCAAACTCTTTCAAAGTATCTCGAAAAAGAACTCGCTTATCCAATTCTTTGCGCATCTTCGAGATCCTCCATCCTGGATACATTGACACCCGACATCCCCACGCGTATCTTTCCCCTTTATCCAGCAACTCGACCAATTGAGCTTTTTGAACATGCCATTTATCTTCTCAACCAGGAtgtaaatgattttttagaaacttTTGGATTACCTATTGACCAATCCATGGACATACTCAGgaactttaaaaaactgctccaatttattttatcagGACAACATCTATCTTTTGTACAAGTAACGTCTACCGCTCCTTAA
- the any1 gene encoding arrestin-related substrate adaptor Any1, producing MPLKLALPRSTTPKDPARCTLDIRMESPPLVFLGSPETSSGALASGILKLTILHQPFIKVHTLKLQLIKRITVLHPAISHCSACAGSKEVLQTWDLAANTTYRPGTQHWPFSWLFPGSLPASVSNRYIKLEYYLEATLCYGTPEGGISPSKPEVLKFPLQLKRAAIPSPDTIHKRIFPPTNLVANITLPSTLHPHGAALMEVTMTGFAQNDGNDWKINRVTWRLEEHMQFSCQPCERHRDLVKPRPIEEKRILSTQDLQSGWKFIDNQMFLSTQINTSSLREPSCDVEIPAPFSLKVSHHLIFETIVNRKKNVAGNNMGNARILRVSVVQPLTTPAGLGISWDEECPPVFESVGPAPPAYT from the coding sequence ATGCCATTAAAACTTGCACTACCTCGTTCAACCACGCCAAAAGACCCTGCTCGCTGTACGTTAGATATACGTATGGAATCACCGCCGCTGGTATTCCTTGGCTCGCCGGAAACGTCTAGTGGTGCACTTGCGTCTGGCATTTTAAAACTGACGATTTTACATCAAccttttattaaagtaCATACCCTCAAGCTGCAACTCATAAAAAGGATCACCGTTCTTCATCCTGCAATCTCTCATTGTTCTGCTTGTGCGGGTTCAAAAGAGGTTTTACAGACTTGGGATTTAGCTGCAAATACCACATATAGACCTGGTACTCAGCATTGGCCTTTTAGTTGGCTTTTCCCTGGTTCGCTTCCTGCTTCGGTTTCTAACAGATACATCAAGCTTGAGTATTATTTAGAAGCTACGTTATGCTATGGTACTCCTGAAGGCGGAATTTCTCCCTCGAAGCCCGAAGTTCTTAAGTTTCCTCTCCAACTAAAGCGAGCTGCCATTCCTTCGCCTGATACCATCCATAAACGTATCTTTCCCCCTACGAATCTTGTTGCAAACATTACTTTGCCCAGTACCTTGCATCCTCATGGAGCTGCGCTTATGGAAGTTACCATGACTGGTTTTGCCCAAAATGACGGCAACGATTGGAAGATCAATAGAGTTACTTGGAGATTGGAGGAGCATATGCAGTTTAGTTGTCAACCATGTGAACGCCATCGTGATTTGGTAAAACCTCGAcctattgaagaaaaaagaattttgaGTACACAAGATTTACAATCGGGATGGAAGTTCATTGATAATCAGATGTTTCTATCTACTCAAATTAACACATCTTCTTTAAGAGAGCCAAGCTGTGACGTGGAAATTCCTGCCCCTTTTTCCTTAAAAGTCTCTcatcatttaatttttgagaCCATTgttaatagaaaaaagaacGTTGCGGGAAACAATATGGGCAATGCCCGTATCTTACGAGTATCAGTCGTTCAGCCACTTACCACGCCAGCTGGTTTAGGTATTAGTTGGGATGAAGAATGCCCGCCAGTTTTTGAAAGTGTAGGACCCGCTCCGCCTGCCTATACCTAG
- the Tf2-9 gene encoding retrotransposable element/transposon Tf2-type gives MSYANYRYMKARAKRWRPENLDGIQTSDEHLINLFAKILSKHVPEIGKFDPNKDVESYISKLDQHFTEYPSLFPNEHTKRQYTLNHLEELEQQFAERMFSENGSLTWQELLRQTGKVQGSNKGDRLTKTFEGFRNQLDKVQFIRKLMSKANVDDFHTRLFILWMLPYSLRKLKERNYWKSEISEIYDFLEDKRTASYGKTHKRFQLQNKNLGKESLSKKNNTTNSRNLRKTNVSRIEYSSNKFLNHTRKRYEMVLQAELPDFKCSIPCLIDTGAQANIITEETVRAHKLPTRPWSKSVIYGGVYPNKINRKTIKLNISLNGISIKTEFLVVKKFSHPAAISFTTLYDNNIEISSSKHTLSQMNKVSNIVKEPELPDIYKEFKDITAETNTEKLPKPIKGLEFEVELTQENYRLPIRNYPLPPGKMQAMNDEINQGLKSGIIRESKAINACPVMFVPKKEGTLRMVVDYKPLNKYVKPNIYPLPLIEQLLAKIQGSTIFTKLDLKSAYHLIRVRKGDEHKLAFRCPRGVFEYLVMPYGISTAPAHFQYFINTILGEAKESHVVCYMDDILIHSKSESEHVKHVKDVLQKLKNANLIINQAKCEFHQSQVKFIGYHISEKGFTPCQENIDKVLQWKQPKNRKELRQFLGSVNYLRKFIPKTSQLTHPLNNLLKKDVRWKWTPTQTQAIENIKQCLVSPPVLRHFDFSKKILLETDASDVAVGAVLSQKHDDDKYYPVGYYSAKMSKAQLNYSVSDKEMLAIIKSLKHWRHYLESTIEPFKILTDHRNLIGRITNESEPENKRLARWQLFLQDFNFEINYRPGSANHIADALSRIVDETEPIPKDSEDNSINFVNQISITDDFKNQVVTEYTNDTKLLNLLNNEDKRVEENIQLKDGLLINSKDQILLPNDTQLTRTIIKKYHEEGKLIHPGIELLTNIILRRFTWKGIRKQIQEYVQNCHTCQINKSRNHKPYGPLQPIPPSERPWESLSMDFITALPESSGYNALFVVVDRFSKMAILVPCTKSITAEQTARMFDQRVIAYFGNPKEIIADNDHIFTSQTWKDFAHKYNFVMKFSLPYRPQTDGQTERTNQTVEKLLRCVCSTHPNTWVDHISLVQQSYNNAIHSATQMTPFEIVHRYSPALSPLELPSFSDKTDENSQETIQVFQTVKEHLNTNNIKMKKYFDMKIQEIEEFQPGDLVMVKRTKTGFLHKSNKLAPSFAGPFYVLQKSGPNNYELDLPDSIKHMFSSTFHVSHLEKYRHNSELNYATIDESDIGTILHILEHKNREQVLYLNVKYISNLNPSTIMSGWTTLATALQADKAIVNDYIKNNNLNI, from the coding sequence ATGTCCTACGCAAATTATCGTTATATGAAAGCAAGAGCAAAACGATGGAGACCAGAGAATTTGGATGGAATTCAAACATCAGACgaacatttaataaacctttttgcaaaaatattatcgaAGCATGTACCAGAGATAGGGAAATTCGATCCTAATAAGGATGTTGAAAGttacatttcaaaacttgatcAACACTTTACTGAATACCCTTCATTATTCCCAAATGAGCATACTAAAAGACAGTATACATTGAATCACCTAGAAGAATTAGAGCAACAATTCGCTGAACGCATGTTTTCTGAGAATGGAAGTCTTACATGGCAAGAATTACTCAGACAAACAGGGAAAGTACAAGGATCCAACAAAGGTGATCGTTTAactaaaacatttgaaggTTTTAGAAATCAATTGGACAAAGTTCAATTTATAAGGAAACTCATgtcaaaagcaaatgttGATGATTTCCATACTCGCTTGTTTATATTATGGATGCTGCCATATTCCTTAAGGaaattaaaggaaagaaattactGGAAATCAGAAATCAGTGAAATTTATGACTTTTTAGAGGACAAAAGAACAGCCTCGTATGGTAAAACTCACAAGCGTTTTCAActgcaaaataaaaatctagGAAAAGAGTCcctttcaaagaaaaataacacCACTAATAGCAGAAACCTGAGGAAGACAAATGTTTCGAGAATAGAATACTCATCTAACAAATTCCTAAATCATACTAGGAAACGTTACGAAATGGTATTACAAGCTGAACTTCCAGACTTCAAGTGCTCAATACCCTGTCTAATCGATACGGGCGCTCaagcaaatattataaCAGAAGAAACTGTTCGAGCACATAAACTGCCTACCAGACCCTGGTCAAAAAGTGTGATATATGGTGGAGTTTATCCAAATAAGATTAATcgcaaaacaataaaacttAACATAAGTCTAAATGGAATATCAATCAAAACAGAATTCTTGgttgtaaagaaattttcgCATCCAGCTGCTATCTCCTTCACAACATTATATGACAATAACATTGAAATATCTAGCAGTAAACACACGCTCTCTCAAATGAAcaaagtttcaaatattGTCAAGGAACCTGAGTTACCAGATATCTATAAAGAATTCAAAGACATTACTGCAGAAACCAATACGGAAAAGCTACCAAAGCCAATAAAAGGGTTAGaatttgaagttgaacTAACTCAAGAAAACTACAGATTACCTATCAGAAATTACCCGCTACCACCGGGAAAAATGCAAGCTATgaatgatgaaattaatcaaGGATTAAAAAGTGGAATTATACGAGAATCTAAAGCCATTAACGCCTGTCCAGTAATGTTCGTTCCGAAAAAGGAAGGCACCTTGAGAATGGTGGTTGACTACAAACCTTTAAATAAGTATGTCAAACCCAATATATATCCGTTACCACTTATTGAACAATTACTTGCTAAAATACAAGGTTCtacaatttttactaaacttGACCTCAAAAGTGCCTATCACTTGATACGAGTAAGAAAAGGAGATGAACATAAACTTGCTTTTCGCTGTCCTCGtggagtttttgaatatctaGTAATGCCTTATGGCATATCTACAGCTCCAGcacattttcaatactttaTCAATACAATACTTGGTGAAGCCAAAGAATCACATGTAGTATGTTATATGgatgatattttaattcattcaaaatcggAATCTGAACATGTAAAACATGTTAAAGACGTTCTacagaaattgaaaaatgcGAACTTAATTATCAATCAAGCAAAATGTGAATTTCACCAATCAcaagtaaaatttatagGGTATCACATTTCGGAAAAAGGATTTACGCCTTGTCAAGAAAATATAGACAAAGTCTTACAATGGAAGCAACCTAAGAATCGTAAAGAATTACGACAATTTCTAGGTTCTGTCAATTATCTTAGGAAATTCATTCCAAAGACATCACAATTAACACATCCACTCaataatcttttgaaaaaggatgTACGCTGGAAATGGACACCAACACAAACCCAAGCGatagaaaacattaaacaATGTTTAGTTTCTCCTCCGGTGCTACGACACTTTGATTTCAGTAAAAAGATTCTACTGGAAACTGATGCTTCAGATGTCGCTGTAGGAGCCGTATTGTCTCAAAAAcatgatgatgataaatACTATCCTGTTGGATACTATTCAGCAAAGATGTCTAAAGcacaattaaattatagcGTATCGGACAAAGAAATGCTTGCAATCATTAAGTCTCTCAAACATTGGAGACACTATTTAGAATCCACTATCGaacctttcaaaattttaacagaCCATCGAAACTTAATTGGTCGCATTACTAACGAATCCGAGCCTGAAAACAAACGTTTAGCTCGTTggcaattatttttacaagacttcaactttgaaattaaCTACAGACCTGGATCAGCAAATCACATAGCTGATGCCTTATCCAGAATTGTTGACGAAACAGAACCAATTCCAAAAGATTCAGAAGACAATAGTATCAACTTTGTTAATCAAATCTCGATAACcgatgattttaaaaaccaaGTGGTTACAGAATATACGAATGAtacaaaattgttgaatttaCTAAACAATGAAGACAAACGAGTGGAAGAGAATATCCAACTCAAAGATGGCTTACTAATTAACAGTAAAGACCAAATCTTATTACCTAATGATACTCAGCTGACTAGgacaattattaaaaagtatcatGAAGAAGGTAAATTGATTCATCCAGGCATTGAACTTCTTACAAACATTATATTACGTAGATTTACGTGGAAAggaataagaaaacaaatacaagAATATGTACAGAACTGCCATACATgtcaaataaacaaatctagGAATCATAAACCTTATGGACCTTTACAACCAATTCCCCCATCAGAAAGACCTTGGGAATCTTTATCAATGGATTTTATTACAGCTTTACCAGAATCATCTGGTTATAATGCACTTTTCGTGGTAGTTGAccgattttcaaaaatggcaATCTTAGTACCTTGTACGAAATCCATTACAGCAGAGCAAACAGCTCGAATGTTTGATCAACGAGTTATTGCTTATTTCGGCAatccaaaagaaatcattgcAGATAATgatcatatttttacttccCAAACGTGGAAAGATTTCGcacataaatataatttcgTTATGAAATTTTCGTTACCATACAGACCACAAACTGATGGACAAACTGAGCGTACAAACCAAACTGTGGAGAAATTACTAAGATGTGTATGTAGCACACATCCAAATACATGGGTAGATCATATATCCCTAGTGCAACAATCTTACAACAATGCGATACATTCAGCAACTCAAATGACACCTTTTGAGATAGTACATCGCTATTCACCAGCTTTATCACCTTTAGAGTTACCTAGCTTTAGTGACAAAACTGACGAAAACTCTCAGGAAACGATCCAAGTATTTCAAACAGTTAAAGAACACTTGAATACAAACAAcataaagatgaaaaagtatttcgatatgaaaatacaagaaattgaagaatttcaaCCTGGAGACCTAGTTATGGTCAAAAGAACGAAAACAggttttcttcataaatcCAATAAATTAGCACCTAGTTTTGCAGGACCGTTCTATGTGTTACAGAAGTCGGGTCCAAACAACTATGAATTGGATCTTCCAGATTCAATCAAGCACATGTTTTCATCTACTTTTCATGTTTCTCACCTAGAAAAGTATCGACATAATTCAGAACTCAATTACGCTACCATTGATGAGTCTGATATTGGAACAATTCTTCATATCCTAGAACATAAAAACAGAGAACAAGTACTCTACTTAAATGTCAAGTACATTTCGAATCTAAATCCGAGTACTATTATGTCAGGATGGACTACATTAGCTACAGCGCTACAAGCGGACAAAGCAATTGTCAatgattatattaaaaacaataatctAAATATCTGA
- the pib2 gene encoding zf-FYVE type zinc finger protein and glutamine sensor Pib2 gives MTTVHQLSGHGPLSRLNIYSGASPYTQRVRPSYELIEAPTRQATNGTGSVSGSPNSSSNSTPANQGSLPSHTNPQLYSSITRKERPELFRSYSGNPRLSKPYASSKLAASSRTASYQAMSYSVSPTSTNSSVATSLNYQSSRETGISKDHWKPDSDVSVCSFPSCSVRFGLFDRRHHCRRCGDIFCALHCDRNIPLTMDVKFCLAGSLYRSCVSCFYEYLKWKQSIDLASSNDITVIESTIAPQQATTHPPSQPKNAVSVPIPKMDSTDSKGELPSESLVLGTVPDNWVWSTF, from the coding sequence atgaCAACTGTTCACCAATTGTCTGGACATGGTCCTTTGTCGCgtttaaacatttattCTGGTGCCTCTCCTTACACTCAACGGGTGCGTCCGTCTTACGAACTCATCGAAGCTCCTACCAGACAAGCTACCAATGGCACTGGTTCTGTTTCTGGCTCCCCTAACTCTTCTAGCAATAGTACTCCCGCTAATCAAGGTTCTTTACCTTCCCATACCAACCCCCAACTATATTCTTCCATAACTAGAAAAGAGCGTCCCGAACTCTTCCGCTCTTACTCTGGCAATCCGCGTCTCAGTAAACCTTATGCCTCATCAAAACTTGCTGCCAGTTCTCGCACTGCCTCTTATCAAGCAATGTCTTATTCAGTTAGTCCTACCTCTACCAATTCTTCCGTAGCTACCTCTCTCAATTATCAATCGTCCAGAGAGACCGGAATTTCCAAAGACCACTGGAAACCAGATTCCGATGTCTCGGTCTGTTCTTTTCCCTCCTGCTCAGTTCGTTTCGGCCTTTTTGATAGAAGGCATCATTGTCGTCGATGTGGAGATATATTCTGCGCTCTTCATTGCGATCGTAACATTCCCCTCACTATGGATGTCAAGTTTTGTCTTGCTGGCTCTTTATACCGTTCTTGCGTCTCTTGCTTTTATGAATACCTGAAATGGAAACAGTCTATTGATTTGGCTTCTTCTAACGATATCACTGTAATCGAAAGCACTATTGCACCACAGCAAGCCACTACTCATCCTCCATCCCAACCCAAGAATGCTGTATCTGTACCAATCCCAAAAATGGACTCTACGGACTCTAAAGGTGAACTTCCTTCGGAGAGTTTGGTATTGGGAACAGTTCCAGATAACTGGGTTTGGAGTaccttttaa
- the tuf1 gene encoding translation elongation factor EF-Tu Tuf1: MNSAKATSLLFQGFRKNCLRLNRISFASGLINRFTVPARTYADEKVFVRKKPHVNIGTIGHVDHGKTTLTAAITKCLSDLGQASFMDYSQIDKAPEEKARGITISSAHVEYETANRHYAHVDCPGHADYIKNMITGAATMDGAIIVVSATDGQMPQTREHLLLARQVGVKQIVVYINKVDMVEPDMIELVEMEMRELLSEYGFDGDNTPIVSGSALCALEGREPEIGLNSITKLMEAVDSYITLPERKTDVPFLMAIEDVFSISGRGTVVTGRVERGTLKKGAEIEIVGYGSHLKTTVTGIEMFKKQLDAAVAGDNCGLLLRSIKREQLKRGMIVAQPGTVAPHQKFKASFYILTKEEGGRRTGFVDKYRPQLYSRTSDVTVELTHPDPNDSDKMVMPGDNVEMICTLIHPIVIEKGQRFTVREGGSTVGTALVTELLD; this comes from the exons ATGAATTCAGCTAAAGCTACCTCTCTCCTCTTTCAAggctttagaaaaaattgcttgCGATTGAACCGCATTTCTTTCGCTTCAGGTTTGATTAACCGGTTCACCGTCCCAGCTCGAACTTATGCTGACGAaaag gTGTTCGTTAGAAAAAAGCCGCATGTCAATATTGGTACTATTGGTCATGTTGACCACGGTAAAACGACGTTGACGGCTGCTATTACTAAATGCCTTTCTGATCTTGGTCAAGCTAGTTTTATGGATTATAGTCAAATTGACAAGGCCCCCGAGGAAAAGGCACGTGGTATTACCATTTCATCTGCCCATGTTGAATACGAAACTGCTAATCGTCACTATGCCCATGTGGATTGTCCTGGTCACGCCGATTACATTAAGAATATGATTACTGGTGCTGCTACAATGGATGGCGCTATCATTGTTGTTTCTGCTACCGATGGTCAAATGCCTCAAACTCGTGAACATTTGCTTCTGGCTCGTCAAGTCGGTGTAAAGCAAATTGTTGTATACATCAATAAAGTCGATATGGTCGAGCCTGATATGATCGAGCTTGTCGAAATGGAAATGCGTGAGCTACTCTCCGAATACGGATTTGATGGTGACAATACTCCAATTGTTAGCGGCAGTGCTTTATGTGCCTTAGAGGGTCGTGAGCCTGAGATTGGTCTCAATAGTATTACTAAATTGATGGAAGCTGTTGATAGTTATATTACTCTTCCTGAAAGAAAAACGGATGTCCCTTTCTTGATGGCCATCGAGGAcgttttttcaatttcaggTCGCGGAACTGTAGTCACTGGCCGTGTCGAGCGCGGTACTTTAAAGAAGGGTGCTGAAATCGAAATCGTCGGTTATGGTAGCCATTTAAAGACTACCGTTACTGGAATTGAAATGTTCAAAAAGCAGCTTGATGCCGCCGTTGCCGGTGACAATTGTGGCCTTTTACTTCGTTCTATCAAGCGAGAGCAATTAAAACGTGGAATGATTGTCGCTCAACCAGGAACCGTTGCTCCTCATCAGAAATTCAAGGCATCATTCTATATTTTGACAAAAGAGGAAGGAGGTCGTCGTACCGGTTTCGTTGACAAGTATCGTCCCCAACTGTACAGTCGTACTTCCGACGTTACTGTCGAACTTACCCACCCTGATCCTAACGACTCAGACAAAATGGTTATGCCTGGAGACAATGTCGAGATGATCTGTACGCTTATTCACCCCATTGTCATCGAAAAAGGACAACGCTTCACAGTTCGTGAGGGTGGAAGCACTGTAGGCACAGCTTTGGTTACTGAACTTTTGGATTAG
- the lsm3 gene encoding U6 snRNP-associated protein Lsm3, whose protein sequence is MESAQAVAEPLDLVRLSLDEIVYVKLRGDRELNGRLHAYDEHLNMVLGDAEEIVTIFDDEETDKDKALKTIRKHYEMLFVRGDSVILIAPPRN, encoded by the exons ATGGAATCGGCACAGGCA GTCGCGGAACCTCTTGATTTGGTGAGGCTTTCTTTGGATGAAATCGTTTATGTAAAATTACGGGGAGATAGAGAATTAAATGGCCGTCTTCAt GCCTATGATGAACATTTG AATATGGTACTAGGAGATGCTGAAGAAATTGTAACTatttttgatgatgaagagACCGATAAGGACAAGGCCTTAAAAACGATTCGCAAACATTATGAGATGCTCTTTGTTCGTG GTGATTCGGTTATTTTGATTGCTCCACCTCGTAATTAA
- the mrpl10 gene encoding mitochondrial 54S ribosomal protein uL15m, translating into MFNILSRVCRSSSFHGFLRSSGYPRFGASFRGISMLNDLNNSANYQSKKRVGRGPASGLGKTSGRGHKGSGQRRGRRIKPGFEGGQTPITKLFPKVGHSTGHLKKPLRLGLGRVQEWIDRGRLDASKTITMKDLLDSRCCRGIKHGVELTADEPGLLKTAISIEVSKATVQAIQQIKNAGGSITTVYFSPLALRAHLHPSSFRTPPRPPLPVSKKDIRYYTNPHFAGYLANVKNIRELYYGDQRFPYEPIVKDK; encoded by the coding sequence atgtttaatattttatctCGGGTTTGTCGCAGTTCTTCATTTCATGGTTTTTTGAGATCCTCTGGTTATCCAAGATTTGGTGCTAGTTTCCGCGGCATCAGTATGTTGAATGATTTAAACAACAGTGCAAATTATCAGTCAAAGAAGCGAGTGGGTAGAGGCCCTGCGAGCGGTTTAGGAAAAACCTCTGGACGTGGTCATAAAGGATCTGGTCAAAGGCGTGGACGGAGAATTAAACCTGGTTTTGAAGGTGGTCAAACTCCTATCACCAAATTATTTCCTAAAGTTGGTCACAGTACGGGACATTTGAAGAAACCGTTGCGTCTGGGGTTAGGGAGAGTTCAGGAATGGATTGATCGTGGTAGATTGGATGCTAGCAAGACAATTACTATGAAAGACCTCCTCGATAGTAGATGCTGTAGAGGTATTAAACATGGAGTTGAACTTACTGCTGACGAACCTGGACTCCTTAAAACAGCAATTTCCATAGAAGTTTCTAAGGCTACAGTTCAAGCTATAcaacaaatcaaaaatgCAGGCGGCAGTATAACAACAGTATATTTCAGCCCGTTGGCGCTACGTGCCCATTTGCATCCTTCAAGTTTTCGTACACCTCCTCGCCCTCCCCTTCCAGTTTCAAAGAAAGACATACGCTACTACACAAATCCACATTTTGCAGGGTATCTTGCCAACGTTAAAAATATTCGAGAGCTATATTATGGCGACCAACGATTCCCCTACGAACCGATTGTTAAAGATAAATAA